In Natrinema pellirubrum DSM 15624, the following proteins share a genomic window:
- a CDS encoding DUF6036 family nucleotidyltransferase — protein MRPTFGREYIENEFQRIGDGLSEPLTVYLIGGGAMSLRDLKGATKDIDLVVPDGDAYGQLWAVLMDLGYAEVQSLDPDYRALGATSCVENDDGCRLDIFNQQVANKLVLTDGMQERSEPFLNLDRLTVRLVSNEDIFLFKAIAGRDDDIEDMNMIVQVGLDYDVVREELEAQIERLGDDQFATFANEALVELEERYGVTTPIEARIQELTNRYYRGLEVLQVLDESMTVDELAAELELDANEVHDRIAYLSTFDRVQRDGDTVRPVE, from the coding sequence ATGAGACCAACATTCGGACGCGAGTACATCGAGAACGAATTCCAGCGAATCGGGGACGGGCTATCTGAACCGCTCACGGTCTACCTGATCGGTGGTGGCGCGATGTCGCTGCGCGACCTCAAGGGGGCGACGAAAGATATCGACCTGGTCGTTCCAGATGGCGACGCGTACGGCCAGCTGTGGGCCGTCCTGATGGACCTTGGGTATGCAGAGGTTCAATCGCTGGATCCAGATTACCGGGCGCTGGGGGCGACGAGCTGCGTCGAGAACGACGATGGGTGTCGCCTCGATATCTTCAACCAGCAGGTCGCGAACAAGCTCGTGCTCACCGACGGTATGCAAGAGCGCAGCGAGCCGTTCCTCAACCTGGATCGACTGACGGTCCGGCTGGTCAGTAACGAGGATATCTTCCTGTTCAAGGCGATCGCAGGCCGCGACGACGACATCGAGGACATGAATATGATCGTACAGGTCGGCCTCGACTATGACGTCGTCCGTGAAGAACTCGAAGCCCAGATCGAACGCCTGGGTGACGATCAGTTCGCCACGTTCGCGAACGAGGCCCTGGTCGAACTCGAGGAGCGGTACGGGGTGACCACGCCGATTGAGGCCCGCATCCAGGAGCTCACGAATAGGTACTACCGGGGGCTCGAAGTCCTCCAGGTGCTCGACGAGTCGATGACTGTAGACGAACTGGCCGCTGAACTGGAGCTGGATGCCAACGAGGTTCACGACCGGATCGCGTATCTCTCGACGTTCGACCGGGTCCAACGAGATGGCGACACAGTCCGTCCCGTGGAGTAG